One Coffea arabica cultivar ET-39 chromosome 5e, Coffea Arabica ET-39 HiFi, whole genome shotgun sequence DNA segment encodes these proteins:
- the LOC113743537 gene encoding uncharacterized protein isoform X1 — MENVKARDLTTSFQQLDLHLNPNKATQKSTKFMSWPLRKPPSLVSLCLGVVGRHFEDIIEDLPDIAPTFPPNIKMALAAIARRRKLLTDDVIIVLAESSWDILDISGSDISDFGLSQVLQICKSLRAVDISRCSKLTSTGISELLQHCQCLEILRWGGCPASDQTARRCLSILKPILHDVAGESWEELEATDIAAAAQSLRWLVWPKVDKDSLESLSVECPRIIINPKPSAFGYRGLEIPREAFPSAALDDPVVEDIDPETWAISGFTARSIIASTSGSDELPMAEKFRLAFVERDNRLAPKRAKNARQHQRRAVREWVMMSSRAKAMALASQATKSLHHRN, encoded by the exons ATGGAAAATGTCAAAGCCAGAGACCTAACGACCTCGTTTCAACAGCTCGATTTGCATCTCAATCCCAACAAGGCCACTCAGAAATCAACCAAGTTTATGTCTTGGCCACTCAGAAAGCCTCCCAGCTTGGTGAGTTTATGTCTTGGGGTAGTTGGTAGGCATTTTGAGGACATCATTGAGGACTTGCCTGATATTGCCCCGACTTTTCCACCTAATATCAAG ATGGCCCTCGCCGCAATTGCAAGAAGACGAAAGTTACTGACTGATGATGTTATTATCGTATTAGCTGAAAGTTCTTGGGACATACTTGACATATCAGGTTCAGATATTTCTGATTTTGGTTTATCACAAGTACTTCAGATATGCAAATCTTTGCGAGCAGTTGACATAAG TCGGTGCAGCAAACTCACGTCAACTGGGATTTCTGAACTCCTTCAGCATTGCCAGTGTTTGGAGATATTGAGATGGGG AGGGTGCCCGGCAAGTGACCAAACAGCACGGAGATGCTTAAGTATCTTGAAGCCTATTTTACATGATGTGGCAGGAGAATCTTGGGAGGAACTGGAGGCCACAGATATTGCCGCTGCTGCACAATCACTTCGTTGGCTTGTATGG CCAAAAGTTGACAAGGATTCCTTAGAGAGCTTGTCTGTAGAATGCCCCCGCATAATTATAAACCCAAAACCATCAGCTTTTGGATACAGAGGCTTGGAAATTCCTAGAGAAGCCTTCCCGAGTGCAGCATTGGACGATCCAGTTGTTGAAGATATTGATCCAGAAACATGGGCGATATCTGGGTTTACAGCTAGGTCAATAATTGCATCAACTTCTGGATCTGACGAGTTACCCATGGCTGAAAAGTTTAGGCTTGCATTTGTAGAGAGAGATAACCGATTGGCACCAAAGCGTGCAAAGAATGCAAGGCAGCACCAGCGACGAGCAGTGAGGGAATGGGTGATGATGAGTTCTAGAGCAAAAGCAATGGCACTTGCCTCCCAAGCAACCAAGTCTCTACACCATCGGAATTAG
- the LOC113743537 gene encoding uncharacterized protein isoform X2, translating into MENVKARDLTTSFQQLDLHLNPNKATQKSTKFMSWPLRKPPSLMALAAIARRRKLLTDDVIIVLAESSWDILDISGSDISDFGLSQVLQICKSLRAVDISRCSKLTSTGISELLQHCQCLEILRWGGCPASDQTARRCLSILKPILHDVAGESWEELEATDIAAAAQSLRWLVWPKVDKDSLESLSVECPRIIINPKPSAFGYRGLEIPREAFPSAALDDPVVEDIDPETWAISGFTARSIIASTSGSDELPMAEKFRLAFVERDNRLAPKRAKNARQHQRRAVREWVMMSSRAKAMALASQATKSLHHRN; encoded by the exons ATGGAAAATGTCAAAGCCAGAGACCTAACGACCTCGTTTCAACAGCTCGATTTGCATCTCAATCCCAACAAGGCCACTCAGAAATCAACCAAGTTTATGTCTTGGCCACTCAGAAAGCCTCCCAGCTTG ATGGCCCTCGCCGCAATTGCAAGAAGACGAAAGTTACTGACTGATGATGTTATTATCGTATTAGCTGAAAGTTCTTGGGACATACTTGACATATCAGGTTCAGATATTTCTGATTTTGGTTTATCACAAGTACTTCAGATATGCAAATCTTTGCGAGCAGTTGACATAAG TCGGTGCAGCAAACTCACGTCAACTGGGATTTCTGAACTCCTTCAGCATTGCCAGTGTTTGGAGATATTGAGATGGGG AGGGTGCCCGGCAAGTGACCAAACAGCACGGAGATGCTTAAGTATCTTGAAGCCTATTTTACATGATGTGGCAGGAGAATCTTGGGAGGAACTGGAGGCCACAGATATTGCCGCTGCTGCACAATCACTTCGTTGGCTTGTATGG CCAAAAGTTGACAAGGATTCCTTAGAGAGCTTGTCTGTAGAATGCCCCCGCATAATTATAAACCCAAAACCATCAGCTTTTGGATACAGAGGCTTGGAAATTCCTAGAGAAGCCTTCCCGAGTGCAGCATTGGACGATCCAGTTGTTGAAGATATTGATCCAGAAACATGGGCGATATCTGGGTTTACAGCTAGGTCAATAATTGCATCAACTTCTGGATCTGACGAGTTACCCATGGCTGAAAAGTTTAGGCTTGCATTTGTAGAGAGAGATAACCGATTGGCACCAAAGCGTGCAAAGAATGCAAGGCAGCACCAGCGACGAGCAGTGAGGGAATGGGTGATGATGAGTTCTAGAGCAAAAGCAATGGCACTTGCCTCCCAAGCAACCAAGTCTCTACACCATCGGAATTAG
- the LOC113688111 gene encoding putative aconitate hydratase, cytoplasmic isoform X1, translating into MYVPTCSPSSSVSKSASAAILRAARVRFASTISSSSPSSIFSSVSRSFVSPSVSKPSSFITCRSFKPSSAVRSLRCSVPRWSHGVDWRSPVSLRAQIRTAAPVIERFERKIATMAPEHPYKGILTRLPKPGGGDFGKFYSLPALNDPRIDKLPYSIRILLESAIRNCDNFQVTKNDVEKIIDWQNTSPKLVEIPFKPARVLLQDFTGVPAVVDLASMRDAIKSLGSDPEKINPLVPVDLVIDHSVQVDVARHENAVQANMDLEFKRNNERFAFLKWGSTAFHNMLVVPPGSGIVHQVNLEYLGRVVFNTDGILYPDSVVGTDSHTTMIDGLGVAGWGVGGIEAEAAMLGQPMSMVLPGVVGFKLSGKLRNGVTATDLVLTVTQMLRKHGVVGKFVEFYGSGMAELSLADRATIANMSPEYGATMGFFPVDHVTLQYLKLTGRSDETVAMIEGYLRSNKMFVDYSKPQQERVYSSYLELDLAGVEPCVSGPKRPHDRVPLRQMKDDWQSCLDNKIGFKGFGVPKEEQSKVAKFSFSGQPAELKHGSVVIAAITSCTNTSNPSVMLGAGLVAKKACELGLEVKPWIKTSLAPGSGVVTKYLLQSGLQKYLNQQGFHIVGYGCTTCIGNSGDLQESVASAITEHDLVVAAVLSGNRNFEGRVHPLTRANYLASPPLVVAYALAGTVDIDFEKDPIGIGKDGKSVYFKDIWPNTEEIAEVVQSSVLPEMFKSTYEAITEGNAFWNQLSVPSSKLYEWDPNSTYIHQPPYFKDMTMDPPGPHGVNDAYCLLKFGDSITTDHISPAGSIHKDSPAAKYLMERGVDRRDFNSYGSRRGNDEVMARGTFANIRLLNKFLNKQAPKTIHIPTGEELYVYDAAMRYKSAGQDTIILAGTEYGSGSSRDWAAKGPMLQGVKAVIAKSFERIHRSNLAGMGIIPLCFKPGEDADTLGLTGYERYTIDLPKKVSDVRPGQDITVTTDDGKSFTCVVRFDTEVELTYFDHGGILPYVIRNLAK; encoded by the exons ATGTATGTACCCACATGCTCACCTTCATCGTCAGTGTCAAAATCTGCTTCTGCTGCAATCTTGAGAGCTGCTAGGGTTCGTTTTGCATCTACAAtttcatcatcatcaccatCTTCTATTTTCTCTTCTGTTTCCAGAAGCTTCGTTTCTCCTTCGGTATCCAAACCGTCGTCGTTTATCACTTGTCGGTCTTTTAAACCTTCGTCGGCGGTTCGATCGCTTCGTTGCTCTGTCCCTCGGTGGAGTCACGGCGTTGACTGGAGATCGCCTGTCAGTCTTAGAGCTCAGATCAGAACTGCTGCTCCTGTCATCGAACGCTTCGAGCGAAAGATCGCAACTATGG CTCCTGAACATCCTTATAAGGGAATATTGACCCGTCTACCCAAGCCTGGAGGTGGTGACTTTGGAAAGTTCTATAGCCTTCCTGCTTTAAATGATCCCAGAATTG ATAAGCTTCCATATTCCATTAGGATACTCTTGGAATCTGCTATACGTAATTGTGACAACTTCCAAGTCACCAAGAATGATGTTGAGAAGATCATCGATTGGCAAAATACTTCACCAAAGCTAGTTGAAATTCCCTTCAAGCCAGCCCGAGTTTTGTTGCAG GATTTTACTGGTGTTCCAGCTGTGGTGGATCTTGCTTCCATGCGAGATGCCATAAAGAGTCTTGGCAGTGACCCAGAGAAGATCAATCCCTTG GTACCTGTGGACCTTGTTATTGATCATTCAGTTCAGGTTGATGTTGCAAGACATGAGAATGCAGTGCAGGCAAACATGGACCTTGAATTCAAGAGGAACAATGAGAGGTTTGCCTTCCTTAAGTGGGGATCCACTGCCTTCCATAACATGCTTGTTGTTCCTCCTGGTTCTGGTATTGTCCACCAG GTTAACTTGGAGTACCTTGGACGGGTTGTCTTCAACACTGATGGCATTCTTTATCCTGATAGTGTTGTTGGAACTGATTCTCATACAACAATGATTGATGGACTAGGAGTTGCTGGTTGGGGTGTTGGAGGAATTGAAGCTGAGGCTGCTATGCTTGGGCAG CCAATGAGCATGGTTTTACCTGGTGTTGTTGGATTTAAATTGTCCGGAAAGTTGCGCAATGGTGTCACAGCTACTGATTTGGTTTTAACAGTGACCCAAATGTTGAGAAAGCATGGTGTTGTTGGCAAGTTTGTCGAGTTTTATG GTTCTGGTATGGCTGAATTATCGTTGGCCGATAGGGCTACTATTGCAAATATGTCACCTGAGTATGGAGCAACCATGGGTTTCTTCCCTGTGGATCATGTCACATTACAATACCTTAAATTAACTGGGAGAAGTGATGAAACA GTGGCAATGATAGAAGGATATTTGCGCTCAAACAAGATGTTTGTCGACTACAGCAAG CCTCAACAGGAGAGAGTGTATTCATCTTATCTGGAATTGGACCTTGCTGGTGTTGAACCTTGTGTTTCTGGACCGAAAAG ACCACATGACCGAGTTCCTCTAAGACAAATGAAGGATGATTGGCAATCATGTCTTGATAACAAAATTGGGTTTAAG GGGTTTGGAGTGCCAAAGGAAGAACAAAGTAAGGTTGCCAAGTTCTCATTCAGTGGCCAGCCTGCTGAACTTAAACATGGTAGTGTTGTTATAGCTGCTATCACAAGCTGTACAAACACATCCAATCCGAGTGTCATGCTTGGAGCTGGTCTTGTTGCAAAGAAGGCCTGTGAGTTGGGGTTGGAG GTAAAGCCATGGATAAAAACTAGTCTTGCCCCAGGCTCTGGAGTTGTGACAAAATATTTGCTCCAGAG TGGCCTGCAAAAATATTTGAACCAGCAAGGATTTCACATTGTTGGCTATGGATGCACGACATGCATTGGAAATTCTGGGGATCTGCAAGAATCAGTAGCTTCAGCAATCACAGAACATG ACCTCGTTGTTGCTGCTGTACTTTCTGGTAATCGCAACTTTGAAGGTCGTGTTCATCCGCTGACAAGGGCTAATTATCTTGCTTCACCTCCATTAGTTGTTGCTTATGCACTTGCTGGCACG GTTGACATTGACTTTGAGAAGGACCCAATTGGAATTggaaaagatggaaaaagtgTGTACTTCAAAGATATCTGGCCCAATACCGAAGAAATTGCTGAG GTGGTGCAGTCTAGCGTGCTCCCAGAAATGTTTAAGAGCACTTATGAAGCTATTACAGAAGGCAATGCCTTCTGGAATCAACTGTCTGTTCCTTCATCAAAGCTTTATGAATGGGATCCCAACtcaacatatatccatcaacCTCCATATTTCAAGGACATGACCATGGATCCACCTGGTCCCCATGGAGTCAATGATGCGTATTGCTTGCTGAAATTTGGTGACAGTATCACTACTGATCATATTTCTCCAGCAGGGAGCATCCATAAGGATAGTCCAGCCGCGAAGTACTTGATGGAGCGTGGGGTTGACCGTAGAGATTTCAATTCTTATGGTAGTCGTCGTGGCAATGATGAAGTGATGGCAAGGGGTACCTTTGCAAATATTAGACTTCTGAATAAGTTCCTAAACAAACAGGCTCCAAAGACTATTCACATCCCAACAGGCGAGGAGCTCTATGTTTATGATGCAGCAATG AGGTACAAGAGTGCTGGTCAGGACACCATAATTCTGGCAGGTACAGAGTATGGAAGTGGCAGTTCTCGAGACTGGGCAGCTAAGGGTCCAATGCTGCAG GGAGTCAAAGCGGTGATTGCCAAAAGTTTTGAGAGAATACACCGCAGTAATCTTGCAGGGATGGGCATTATTCCACTTTGTTTCAAACCTGGCGAGGATGCTGATACGCTGGGCCTGACAGGTTATGAACGTTACACTATAGACCTTCCAAAGAAAGTCAGCGATGTAAGACCTGGCCAAGACATTACAGTCACCACTGATGATGGAAAGTCTTTCACATGTGTAGTCCGTTTTGACACAGAG GTTGAACTGACATACTTCGACCATGGTGGAATCCTTCCCTACGTTATTCGAAACTTGGCCAAGTGA
- the LOC113688111 gene encoding putative aconitate hydratase, cytoplasmic isoform X2, which yields MAPEHPYKGILTRLPKPGGGDFGKFYSLPALNDPRIDKLPYSIRILLESAIRNCDNFQVTKNDVEKIIDWQNTSPKLVEIPFKPARVLLQDFTGVPAVVDLASMRDAIKSLGSDPEKINPLVPVDLVIDHSVQVDVARHENAVQANMDLEFKRNNERFAFLKWGSTAFHNMLVVPPGSGIVHQVNLEYLGRVVFNTDGILYPDSVVGTDSHTTMIDGLGVAGWGVGGIEAEAAMLGQPMSMVLPGVVGFKLSGKLRNGVTATDLVLTVTQMLRKHGVVGKFVEFYGSGMAELSLADRATIANMSPEYGATMGFFPVDHVTLQYLKLTGRSDETVAMIEGYLRSNKMFVDYSKPQQERVYSSYLELDLAGVEPCVSGPKRPHDRVPLRQMKDDWQSCLDNKIGFKGFGVPKEEQSKVAKFSFSGQPAELKHGSVVIAAITSCTNTSNPSVMLGAGLVAKKACELGLEVKPWIKTSLAPGSGVVTKYLLQSGLQKYLNQQGFHIVGYGCTTCIGNSGDLQESVASAITEHDLVVAAVLSGNRNFEGRVHPLTRANYLASPPLVVAYALAGTVDIDFEKDPIGIGKDGKSVYFKDIWPNTEEIAEVVQSSVLPEMFKSTYEAITEGNAFWNQLSVPSSKLYEWDPNSTYIHQPPYFKDMTMDPPGPHGVNDAYCLLKFGDSITTDHISPAGSIHKDSPAAKYLMERGVDRRDFNSYGSRRGNDEVMARGTFANIRLLNKFLNKQAPKTIHIPTGEELYVYDAAMRYKSAGQDTIILAGTEYGSGSSRDWAAKGPMLQGVKAVIAKSFERIHRSNLAGMGIIPLCFKPGEDADTLGLTGYERYTIDLPKKVSDVRPGQDITVTTDDGKSFTCVVRFDTEVELTYFDHGGILPYVIRNLAK from the exons ATGG CTCCTGAACATCCTTATAAGGGAATATTGACCCGTCTACCCAAGCCTGGAGGTGGTGACTTTGGAAAGTTCTATAGCCTTCCTGCTTTAAATGATCCCAGAATTG ATAAGCTTCCATATTCCATTAGGATACTCTTGGAATCTGCTATACGTAATTGTGACAACTTCCAAGTCACCAAGAATGATGTTGAGAAGATCATCGATTGGCAAAATACTTCACCAAAGCTAGTTGAAATTCCCTTCAAGCCAGCCCGAGTTTTGTTGCAG GATTTTACTGGTGTTCCAGCTGTGGTGGATCTTGCTTCCATGCGAGATGCCATAAAGAGTCTTGGCAGTGACCCAGAGAAGATCAATCCCTTG GTACCTGTGGACCTTGTTATTGATCATTCAGTTCAGGTTGATGTTGCAAGACATGAGAATGCAGTGCAGGCAAACATGGACCTTGAATTCAAGAGGAACAATGAGAGGTTTGCCTTCCTTAAGTGGGGATCCACTGCCTTCCATAACATGCTTGTTGTTCCTCCTGGTTCTGGTATTGTCCACCAG GTTAACTTGGAGTACCTTGGACGGGTTGTCTTCAACACTGATGGCATTCTTTATCCTGATAGTGTTGTTGGAACTGATTCTCATACAACAATGATTGATGGACTAGGAGTTGCTGGTTGGGGTGTTGGAGGAATTGAAGCTGAGGCTGCTATGCTTGGGCAG CCAATGAGCATGGTTTTACCTGGTGTTGTTGGATTTAAATTGTCCGGAAAGTTGCGCAATGGTGTCACAGCTACTGATTTGGTTTTAACAGTGACCCAAATGTTGAGAAAGCATGGTGTTGTTGGCAAGTTTGTCGAGTTTTATG GTTCTGGTATGGCTGAATTATCGTTGGCCGATAGGGCTACTATTGCAAATATGTCACCTGAGTATGGAGCAACCATGGGTTTCTTCCCTGTGGATCATGTCACATTACAATACCTTAAATTAACTGGGAGAAGTGATGAAACA GTGGCAATGATAGAAGGATATTTGCGCTCAAACAAGATGTTTGTCGACTACAGCAAG CCTCAACAGGAGAGAGTGTATTCATCTTATCTGGAATTGGACCTTGCTGGTGTTGAACCTTGTGTTTCTGGACCGAAAAG ACCACATGACCGAGTTCCTCTAAGACAAATGAAGGATGATTGGCAATCATGTCTTGATAACAAAATTGGGTTTAAG GGGTTTGGAGTGCCAAAGGAAGAACAAAGTAAGGTTGCCAAGTTCTCATTCAGTGGCCAGCCTGCTGAACTTAAACATGGTAGTGTTGTTATAGCTGCTATCACAAGCTGTACAAACACATCCAATCCGAGTGTCATGCTTGGAGCTGGTCTTGTTGCAAAGAAGGCCTGTGAGTTGGGGTTGGAG GTAAAGCCATGGATAAAAACTAGTCTTGCCCCAGGCTCTGGAGTTGTGACAAAATATTTGCTCCAGAG TGGCCTGCAAAAATATTTGAACCAGCAAGGATTTCACATTGTTGGCTATGGATGCACGACATGCATTGGAAATTCTGGGGATCTGCAAGAATCAGTAGCTTCAGCAATCACAGAACATG ACCTCGTTGTTGCTGCTGTACTTTCTGGTAATCGCAACTTTGAAGGTCGTGTTCATCCGCTGACAAGGGCTAATTATCTTGCTTCACCTCCATTAGTTGTTGCTTATGCACTTGCTGGCACG GTTGACATTGACTTTGAGAAGGACCCAATTGGAATTggaaaagatggaaaaagtgTGTACTTCAAAGATATCTGGCCCAATACCGAAGAAATTGCTGAG GTGGTGCAGTCTAGCGTGCTCCCAGAAATGTTTAAGAGCACTTATGAAGCTATTACAGAAGGCAATGCCTTCTGGAATCAACTGTCTGTTCCTTCATCAAAGCTTTATGAATGGGATCCCAACtcaacatatatccatcaacCTCCATATTTCAAGGACATGACCATGGATCCACCTGGTCCCCATGGAGTCAATGATGCGTATTGCTTGCTGAAATTTGGTGACAGTATCACTACTGATCATATTTCTCCAGCAGGGAGCATCCATAAGGATAGTCCAGCCGCGAAGTACTTGATGGAGCGTGGGGTTGACCGTAGAGATTTCAATTCTTATGGTAGTCGTCGTGGCAATGATGAAGTGATGGCAAGGGGTACCTTTGCAAATATTAGACTTCTGAATAAGTTCCTAAACAAACAGGCTCCAAAGACTATTCACATCCCAACAGGCGAGGAGCTCTATGTTTATGATGCAGCAATG AGGTACAAGAGTGCTGGTCAGGACACCATAATTCTGGCAGGTACAGAGTATGGAAGTGGCAGTTCTCGAGACTGGGCAGCTAAGGGTCCAATGCTGCAG GGAGTCAAAGCGGTGATTGCCAAAAGTTTTGAGAGAATACACCGCAGTAATCTTGCAGGGATGGGCATTATTCCACTTTGTTTCAAACCTGGCGAGGATGCTGATACGCTGGGCCTGACAGGTTATGAACGTTACACTATAGACCTTCCAAAGAAAGTCAGCGATGTAAGACCTGGCCAAGACATTACAGTCACCACTGATGATGGAAAGTCTTTCACATGTGTAGTCCGTTTTGACACAGAG GTTGAACTGACATACTTCGACCATGGTGGAATCCTTCCCTACGTTATTCGAAACTTGGCCAAGTGA
- the LOC113743535 gene encoding uncharacterized protein isoform X2, protein MVSVMKEKRWVVFKGEQEPTSVPVEWICWLNGQRKITPTPEEMAELEARRERVRLNVALLKKEEEERGAKGLSQEAAKTGKVVGPDLKSFIRQLPVTSEGDGRGEALDASGRASKATDSEKQPPYEVRQKQEDSSEPTGTGESFRPGTWQPPT, encoded by the exons ATGGTGTCAGTAA TGAAAGAGAAACGATGGGTGGTATTCAAAGGAGAGCAGGAACCAACTTCAGTTCCAG TCGAATGGATATGTTGGCTGAATGGACAGCGAAAGATAACTCCTACGCCTGAG GAAATGGCTGAGCTTGAGGCTAGACGGGAACGTGTTAGACTCAATGTTGCTC TTCTCAAGAAAGAAGAGGAGGAAAGGGGGGCCAAAGGTCTTAGTCAAGAAGCTGCTAAGACTG GTAAAGTTGTAGGGCCAGACTTGAAGAGTTTTATCCGGCAGCTCCCAGTTACTTCAGAAG GTGATGGACGTGGGGAAGCACTTGATGCATCAGGGAG GGCCTCCAAAGCAACTGATTCAGAGAAGCAACCACCATATGAAGTTAGACAAAAACAAGAAGA TTCTTCCGAGCCTACGGGAACAGGTGAATCGTTCAGACCAGGGACATGGCAACCTCCAACATGA
- the LOC113743535 gene encoding uncharacterized protein isoform X1 — translation MSRFWARIVGLFRNRTMAGMDKAGNRYFTRMEEIDGVMKEKRWVVFKGEQEPTSVPVEWICWLNGQRKITPTPEEMAELEARRERVRLNVALLKKEEEERGAKGLSQEAAKTGKVVGPDLKSFIRQLPVTSEGDGRGEALDASGRASKATDSEKQPPYEVRQKQEDSSEPTGTGESFRPGTWQPPT, via the exons atgtcGAGATTCTGGGCAAGAATTGTGGGATTATTCAGAAATCGGACTATGGCGGGAATGGACAAAGCTGGGAATCGATACTTTACTCGAATGGAAGAAATTGATGGTGTCA TGAAAGAGAAACGATGGGTGGTATTCAAAGGAGAGCAGGAACCAACTTCAGTTCCAG TCGAATGGATATGTTGGCTGAATGGACAGCGAAAGATAACTCCTACGCCTGAG GAAATGGCTGAGCTTGAGGCTAGACGGGAACGTGTTAGACTCAATGTTGCTC TTCTCAAGAAAGAAGAGGAGGAAAGGGGGGCCAAAGGTCTTAGTCAAGAAGCTGCTAAGACTG GTAAAGTTGTAGGGCCAGACTTGAAGAGTTTTATCCGGCAGCTCCCAGTTACTTCAGAAG GTGATGGACGTGGGGAAGCACTTGATGCATCAGGGAG GGCCTCCAAAGCAACTGATTCAGAGAAGCAACCACCATATGAAGTTAGACAAAAACAAGAAGA TTCTTCCGAGCCTACGGGAACAGGTGAATCGTTCAGACCAGGGACATGGCAACCTCCAACATGA
- the LOC113743528 gene encoding ATP synthase gamma chain, chloroplastic-like: MMSCSNISTTVSLKPSICDPSSISSPSQLNPHRILNYQTITDTKRFDFYHISRAPLIQNGLRELRERMETVKNTQKVTEAMMLVAAAKVRRAQEAVINSRPFAEALVEVLYDINEQLQLDDIDVPLTNIRPVKKVALVVMTGDRGLCGGFNNVMLKKAEARIKELRNLGLDYYLISVGKKGNAYFHRRDGLFVGRFVESGGFPTSKEAQVIADDVFSLFVSEEVDKVELLYTKFVSLIKSDPVIHTLLPLSAKGELYDVNGKRVGVGKDEFFRLTTKEGRLTVERDRPIRKKREFLPNLEFEQDPAQILDALMPLYLNSQILRALQESFASELAARMNAMSNATQNAVELKKNLSITYNRERQAKITGEILEIVAGAEALI, translated from the coding sequence ATGATGTCTTGCTCCAACATATCAACAACGGTCTCCTTAAAACCTTCAATTTGTGAcccctcttcaatttcttccccaTCTCAGCTCAACCCCCATCGCATATTAAATTATCAAACAATTACAGATACAAAAAGGTTTGATTTTTATCATATTTCGAGAGCGCCCCTTATTCAAAATGGCCTCCGTGAGCTCAGGGAGCGGATGGAAACAGTAAAAAACACCCAAAAAGTGACAGAAGCAATGATGCTAGTTGCAGCTGCAAAAGTGCGGAGAGCCCAAGAAGCAGTAATCAATAGCAGACCATTTGCAGAGGCCCTTGTTGAAGTCTTGTACGATATCAATGAGCAGCTTCAGTTGGATGATATAGATGTTCCTTTAACAAATATTAGGCCAGTCAAGAAAGTTGCTCTCGTTGTGATGACTGGAGATAGAGGTCTTTGTGGGGGTTTCAATAATGTTATGCTGAAAAAGGCTGAGGCCCGGATTAAGGAGTTGAGGAATCTTGGATTGGATTATTATTTGATTAGTGTTGGAAAAAAGGGCAATGCTTACTTTCATAGAAGGGATGGTTTGTTTGTGGGTAGATTTGTCGAGAGCGGGGGATTTCCTACTTCTAAAGAAGCTCAAGTGATTGCTGATGACGTTTTTTCTCTGTTTGTTAGTGAGGAAGTTGATAAAGTTGAGCTACTGTATACCAAATTTGTGTCATTGATAAAGTCTGATCCAGTAATTCATACTTTGCTTCCACTGTCTGCTAAAGGAGAGCTTTATGATGTAAATGGCAAACGTGTTGGTGTAGGCAAAGATGAGTTTTTCCGATTGACAACAAAAGAAGGGAGATTGACTGTGGAGAGGGATCGCCCAATTCGAAAAAAGAGGGAATTTTTGCCTAATTTGGAGTTTGAGCAAGACCCTGCTcagattcttgatgcattgatgCCACTTTATTTAAATAGTCAGATTCTGAGGGCATTGCAGGAGTCATTTGCTAGTGAGCTAGCTGCAAGGATGAATGCAATGAGCAATGCCACTCAGAATGCGGTGGAGTTGAAGAAGAACCTTTCCATTACTTATAACAGGGAAAGGCAAGCTAAGATCACAGGGGAGATCTTGGAAATTGTTGCTGGAGCAGAGGCACTTATTTAG